Proteins co-encoded in one Papaver somniferum cultivar HN1 chromosome 5, ASM357369v1, whole genome shotgun sequence genomic window:
- the LOC113283222 gene encoding G-type lectin S-receptor-like serine/threonine-protein kinase At1g34300: protein MVVVIHSVSFIIFLILYSLLLLINTVSSTDIKLGSTLEPNNNKWNSSKNTFSLGFIPISDSSSLLAFGISFSNVLIWRAGGEADDTAILDSDSRFEFLPNGNLRLISHVSNKLLWESNTADKGITVATLDESGNLSLKNASNFSVWSTFENPTNTILPSQDFTTDKILKSGAYSFNLLKSGNLTLSWNTNTIYWNKGLNPSIDDTNLNAPYLGLLQTGVFRLFDRTLSSPVTIASTGDYGEGSTDTYRFLRLDSDGNLRIYTSVKGSGIFNQTWAAVQDQCLVYGWCGDMGICRYTEESGAICGCPSGNFELSDPNDSRKGCKRKVEIENCPSNPIMVELEHTRFLTYPPELPSQAFTNGIVACKSNCLVDSACDASTSLADGSGLCYMKRSKFISGYHSPALISTSFVKICGPVIPNPPPQCAPNGKTFSLRSGVVAVVVLVSVGCVCIIGVCLWFWRYNYNPKYGGHYSLLDYTSGAPIQFSYTELHRATKRFKDKLGSGGFGSVYKGVLANRTVVAVKRLEGIEQGERQFRMEVAIISSTHHLNLVRLIGFCTESRHRLLVYEFMKNGSLENALFNVEETSRKVLNWETRFNIALGTAKGITYLHEECRDCILHCDIKPENILLDENSNAKVSDFGLAKLINPRDDLFETLTSIRGTRGYLAPEWVANLPITSKSDVYSYGMVLLEIVGGRRNFDVSEETGGLRFSVWAYKEFERGNIFNIVDKRLVEQEVDMEQVMRAVQVSFWCIQEQPSQRPKMGKVVQMLEGIASIEMAPSPKAATEVSIVGPSLTSHGSSIGSSAPAPPPSSFSVETQRSDYLYK from the coding sequence ATGGTGGTAGTAATTCATTCAGTTTCATTTATAATCTTCTTAATTCTatactctcttcttcttcttataaacACAGTTTCTTCAACGGATATTAAATTGGGTTCAACTCTTGAACCAAACAACAACAaatggaattcatccaaaaacacATTCTCACTTGGTTTCATACCCATCAGTGATTCATCTTCATTGCTTGCTTTTGGAATCTCATTCTCAAACGTTCTCATTTGGAGAGCAGGTGGTGAAGCTGATGATACTGCCATTCTCGACTCCGATTCACGTTTCGAGTTTCTTCCTAATGGTAATCTCCGCCTAATAAGTCATGTTTCAAATAAACTTCTCTGGGAATCGAATACGGCGGATAAAGGCATAACAGTTGCAACACTGGATGAGTCAGGTAATTTGTCTCTTAAAAATGCTTCGAATTTCTCTGTTTGGTCTACCTTTGAGAATCCTACTAATACAATTTTGCCAAGCCAAGATTTCACTACTGATAAGATTTTAAAGTCCGGGGCATATTCTTTTAATCTGCTTAAGTCTGGTAATCTTACACTTAGTTGGAATACTAACACAATTTACTGGAACAAAGGACTTAATCCTTCAATAGATGATACCAACTTAAATGCACCATACTTAGGTCTTCTGCAGACTGGTGTTTTCAGGCTTTTCGATCGAACGCTTTCGTCCCCGGTTACTATAGCTTCTACTGGTGACTATGGAGAGGGTAGTACTGATACTTATAGATTTTTAAGGCTTGATTCTGATGGGAATTTGAGAATTTATACTTCTGTTAAGGGTAGTGGAATATTTAATCAGACATGGGCAGCTGTTCAAGATCAGTGTTTAGTTTATGGGTGGTGTGGTGACATGGGTATCTGTAGATACACTGAAGAATCAGGCGCTATATGCGGTTGTCCGTCGGGGAATTTTGAGTTGTCAGATCCAAATGACAGTAGAAAAGGGTGCAAAAGGAAGGTGGAGATTGAAAACTGTCCTAGTAATCCAATCATGGTGGAATTAGAGCATACTAGGTTCCTTACTTACCCACCTGAGCTTCCTTCGCAGGCATTTACTAATGGGATTGTGGCGTGTAAATCAAATTGCCTCGTCGATTCAGCGTGTGATGCATCCACCTCCCTGGCTGATGGTTCAGGACTTTGTTATATGAAAAGATCCAAGTTTATTAGTGGGTATCATTCTCCTGCTCTTATTAGTACTTCTTTTGTTAAGATCTGTGGACCAGTGATCCCTAATCCGCCACCTCAATGCGCTCCAAATGGTAAAACGTTTAGTTTACGCAGTGGGGTTGTAGCCGTTGTTGTTTTAGTTTCTGTGGGTTGTGTGTGTATCATTGGAGTTTGTCTCTGGTTTTGGCGCTATAACTATAATCCGAAGTATGGTGGACACTACTCCTTGCTAGATTACACTTCTGGTGCTCCAATCCAGTTCTCATACACAGAATTGCATCGTGCAACAAAGAGATTCAAGGACAAGCTTGGCTCTGGAGGTTTCGGGTCTGTCTATAAAGGGGTACTTGCCAACAGAACAGTAGTTGCAGTGAAAAGACTTGAAGGGATTGAACAGGGGGAGAGACAGTTTAGAATGGAGGTTGCAATTATAAGTAGCACACACCATTTAAATTTGGTGAGGCTTATCGGATTTTGCACCGAAAGTCGTCACAGATTGCTGGTTTATGAGTTCATGAAAAATGGATCCCTGGAGAATGCGCTTTTCAATGTGGAAGAAACTTCTAGAAAGGTGTTGAACTGGGAAACTCGGTTCAACATAGCGCTAGGGACTGCAAAAGGGATAACCTACCTGCACGAGGAGTGTCGAGACTGCATTTTGCATTGTGATATAAAACCAGAGAACATACTTTTGGATGAAAACTCCAATGCCAAGGTCTCGGATTTTGGTCTCGCCAAGCTCATTAATCCAAGAGACGATTTATTTGAAACATTGACAAGTATCAGGGGAACAAGGGGGTACTTGGCTCCAGAATGGGTGGCTAACCTTCCAATAACATCAAAATCCGATGTTTATAGTTACGGAATGGTCTTGCTGGAGATAGTAGGTGGGAGACGAAACTTTGACGTTTCAGAGGAGACAGGTGGACTAAGATTTTCTGTTTGGGCATACAAAGAGTTTGAGAGGGGAAATATCTTTAACATTGTTGATAAAAGGCTTGTCGAGCAAGAGGTAGACATGGAACAAGTGATGAGAGCAGTTCAGGTGAGCTTCTGGTGCATCCAAGAGCAGCCATCCCAGAGGCCAAAAATGGGAAAAGTAGTCCAGATGTTGGAAGGGATTGCATCGATTGAAATGGCGCCATCCCCTAAGGCTGCAACAGAAGTTTCTATAGTTGGGCCCAGTTTAACTTCACATGGCAGTAGCATTGGGAGTTCAGCCCCTGCTCCCCCTCCATCATCATTTTCTGTTGAGACCCAGAGAAGTGATTATTTGTATAAATGA